Genomic DNA from Gossypium hirsutum isolate 1008001.06 chromosome A01, Gossypium_hirsutum_v2.1, whole genome shotgun sequence:
TAATctatataactatatatataaacagATATATAGATTGTTGTTTGTTGCCAAATCATGAAAGAAGGTCCTCTAACCTTAAAAGGACATTTCttttatatagagagagagataTATAGATTGTTGTTTACCATCATCAATCAACTATTTCCATTACCCATGACATAGTAtacaataaaaattgaaatttagttgagttgatttatataattatttaaatatcttccaataaatttaaaaattgagtatcacattataattctttttatttccaatatatatatttatacaaagAAAAAACCAGCAGAAAAAGAAAGATATCGCTCGCCCCCACAACTGCCTCCATGCATGAAAAGCAGTAAAGTTGCTCACCAGACCTGACCAATGACCATACCGCCACCGCCCACCAGCCCATCCTCTTCTAATCCCTTTCCCACTCTTGCCTGTGAAGCCATAACACTTACTTTCCTCCTCCTACTCTCTTCACATCATTATCCTTATCTACTATCAAGACCATTAATCATATACTGCTTCCACTATaccaaatttcaaataaatattttacttgaAAAGGATAGTAACAAAATAGTAAGTTTATGTTACATCAAATTTATTACCGTATCTGTAAAAATAATTGACCCTACTGTGCACCAAACAAcattaaaataaaaggaaaagaagtTAGAAGCTTAAATGTTTTTAACCGCCAGCACATGAAAACAATGATGAGGCCCATCATTTAATCCTCCAAACAAAGCCAAATATCTAAATGCTTTTTCACTTTTAGATAAAGAACATGAGGCAAAGAACTCATTTGGAGATACTCGGTTTTAAGTCCAAACAACCGATGGCCCTGTCTCAAGGAGATTTCATCTTAAACACAACATCAACAACAACAATCCCTTCTCATTTACAACCCTCCTTCATTAATCCCATCAAACAAAGCATGCAAAGATCAAGAACTAGTACCAAAAGTGTTCCGGTTGAAATGGCTACTgcaattgcaaatcctcctgTTGAAATAGGCACCAGAGGCACTGTAGGATCCTTGGTGATGCAAGAGATTGAGTACTTCAGCCAGCTTGAATTAAGAAGCAAAGACAGCTCAAAGAAGCCTCATTCCAATGTTGGACCTGTTGTACCAActcagaagaagaaaaagagaggaagcAGCAAGCTAATACCAAGCATATGTTCCATGGTGGAAATTTCAGACAACAGGCCACTTGGGATTTCAGGTCTCAGTTATAGGAACCTGAAATCTGATGTGAACAAGTTGCAGGTCTAGATAATGCTTTGGGAAAGTTTAGAGAACCCAAGCTTCTTGAGTCGATTTGTTACAGGGTTTGACCATGCTCTATCAGGATATTTCCCACACTTTATGTCCACAACTTCAACAATGTTAGATActtttttgtcacttttctgTCTGCTAGGAGTTCTATCTAAAGCTATATTCTCAAAACCAAGCATTGGAATCTGATGGGTACTTTTGGACAAGCTTTTTGTCTTCTGGGAAGTTTGGTGGTGTTTATAACTTATGTAATTGTT
This window encodes:
- the LOC107916585 gene encoding uncharacterized protein, which translates into the protein MVQKLEAIKGGGGSIKVGTKGTISSLMTRELDSVKPVPKTPVSFRHKSQTIPTSVACGSPKRLQLGKSSYGASTSGNDNNYISYKHHQTSQKTKSLSKSTHQIPMLGFENIALDRTPSRQKSDKKVSNIVEVVDIKCGKYPDRAWSNPVTNRLKKLGFSKLSQSII